The DNA region GCGGCGATCGGAACGGGGAGCTCCGGCCGGTCCGCGGCCCACTCCCGGATCTGCCGGAGCGTCCACTCGCCCGGCGTGCTCTGTCCCGCCGCAAACTTCCGCAGGCTCCCCCGGTCGATTCCCATCTCGCGTGCCAGCGTGCGCTGGCCGGCGTGGATCCGCAGTTCGCGGCGGACCAGGTGGCGAAGGGTCTCCAGTTCGCGTTCTTCCCGGAATCGGCGCTCATCCTGCGCAGGCGTGTAGGTGCGCCGGATGGTGTCGGTCCGTCGCATGATCGATACGCTCCTTGGAAACGGGAATGATGAGGGAAAGGGCAGGGCTCCTTGACGGGGCGGAGTGGCCGCGATCCGGGCGTGAGGCACCTGCCATCGGCGAAGCAGGCCACGGCTCCGGGTCTTCATGCGCCCGGGTGCGTCCACCGGGCGCCCAGCCACCGTGACCAGCGCATGCGCCCGCGTTCATCGCGGGTGGATGCGCAAGAAGACGGAGCCGGCGCGAAGACTGAGGCGGGCGCATCAGCCTTTCGGCTCCGCGCTCCCCGGGACGGCGGGCGCGGTCTCGCGCGCGAGGCGCAGGTTGTCCGTGCCGATCACGAGCATCTGGAACAGGTCTCCCG from Longimicrobium terrae includes:
- a CDS encoding helix-turn-helix transcriptional regulator, whose amino-acid sequence is MRRTDTIRRTYTPAQDERRFREERELETLRHLVRRELRIHAGQRTLAREMGIDRGSLRKFAAGQSTPGEWTLRQIREWAADRPELPVPIAAVALALLVDGLPPDVRPHARREVSATLAGLYESRREGVPTWIADELEGAELPPAVRVPASTANSSPDRALLLRLQELVREHLALS